The sequence below is a genomic window from Lolium perenne isolate Kyuss_39 chromosome 4, Kyuss_2.0, whole genome shotgun sequence.
GCCGCTGTTGCCACGGGAAATCTCCGTGATGTATGATCGATGATTATCAAATGAAAACACTTTCATCTTCTGTTCCGCGATCGTTTTTCCAGAAAATAATTACGGAGGCCTTTTCTGTCAGCTCTTGCTTGCTCTAGTGGGCACTTACAGGTACGACGGCGACGAGGTGAACGGCGGACTAGCGAAATCGGAGGCGAAGATCATCCACAAGGCCGTGGGAAACGGCAGCATAACGGATCACGGGGAGCTCACTAGGATCCTGGGCACCAGAAGCAAAGCCCAGCTCGTGGCCACATTCAACTGCTTCAGTGACGACCACAGCACCACCGTCACCAAGGTTTCACTTAGATTTCTTCAGACTTTGGCTCAATAATTGATTCGATAATGTGATCAATGACGTGCATATTATCCATGGGTAGGCCTTGCTCCATGCAGAGGATCCCACGGGCTACACGCGCGCGCTGCGGATCGCGGCGAGGTGCATCGCCGATACAAACAAGTACCTGGTGAAGGTTCTGAGGAGTGCGATGCGCAGCTCAGGGACCGACGAGGAGAGCCTGACCCGGGTGGTGGTGATGCACGCCGAGAAGGACCTCAAGGAGATCAAGGACGAGTTCCACAAGAGGGCCTCGGTTGCCTTGGAGCAAGCCGTCGCCAAGGAAACCTCTGGTGACTACAAGACCTTCATCATGGCTCTTGTTGGGAGCCAGTAAACCATGGATGCATGCATCCAAGATCTCTGCTGTTACTACTATCTTCTCTGGTTAAGACTCTGCAGTATCTAAATTATATGAGGCTAGTCGTTAACCGGCACGTTCGTACGTGCTAGTGAATAAATGATATGTATTTCTTTTGCTGCATACAGAATAAGTAGCACGAAAGGGAAAAAGTTGGAAGCCCATTCATCCACGGCAatcttaagagcatctccaccggtagccCCCAAATAGGCACCGACAGGGGCGCCGGCACATCCGTTTGGGGGACGCCGGCAttgcatcctccatttggggaAGCCATTTCCACACCGGCGTCTCCCAAACAGCGGCCCccaattttttcttttctttttacaatattttgaaatAATATATCGATCACATTTTATTCTTACAATCACACAAAtgaaattaaattattcatacaacccaacaaataaatagtacttaaattattcatacaacctaacaaacaaatagtacttaaattattcatccagacaaacaaatagaaataaaatcatgcattgttggatgctcctctcctcgcccacaaatgcgcagctagatccgccttcagctgtgcatggacacctgcatctcgaatttcattATGCATATGAAGAAAAGCAGCAAATTCTTGGGGCACATGCTCTACCTCAGCTAGTGgcccttgataatcaaatggatgatcatcctGCACAGGTGCGTCACGCTCgatctcaatgatcatgttgtggatgatcacacaggcgttcatcacctcccacatctgtgcctcagaccaagtgagagcagggtacctgacaatggcgaaacgctgctgaagcaccccaaaagcacgctcaacatccttgcgtgctgcttcctgacatgttgcaaaataggcttctatctcgtttgatggagagggaattatcttcacaaatgtagcatacgtcgggtagataccatcagctagatagtaccccttgttgtatgcgtggccgtttacctcaaagttcacggagcttgtccctcagctagcctggcaaacaccgaagagcgctgcagcacgttgatatcattgtttgttcctgccatgccaaaaaatgcatgccaaatccaaaGCTCCTGGTCTGCCACCGCCTCAAGAATGACACTGCACTCACCAGTATGGCCCTTGTAGATCTCCTGCCAAACAAAAGGGTAATTCTTCCAGCCCCAATGCATACAGTCAATGCTTccgagcatcccaggaaaccctctTGCTGCATTCTTCTGCAGGATTCGAGCTGTATCATCTGCCCTTGGTGCTCTCAAATACTCTTTACCAAACACCGCTATGACGGCTCGACAGAACTTGTAGAGAGTCTCTGTGCATGTCGACTCTGCCATCCGTAGGTAGTCATTGGctgtatctggaggagctccgtatgcaagacagcgcattgcagcagtgcacttctgaattgaggtgaagccccacaaacctgtgcaatctctcttggccatgaagtacgtgtcgtactccctgacgccgtggacaatcttcaagaacaggtccttgttcatcctaaaccggcGCTGAAATTCCTTCGGCGAATGAGTTGCGTCGTCGTTGAAGTAGTCGGCGTCAAGCAGCATTGCGCCAGCCTCACAATGCCGGTTGATGTTCCTTCTCTTGCCTGGCTTTGAGCCGCCGCGCCGAGGCAAGACGAAGAAAGGCTGGCGAACGTGCAGCATGTTCGTTCGAAGcagctgctgttgctgccgccgAACAGCCTGAGCGTTCTGCTCCTTCGTGAATagctgcaccatcatctcgtcgtcgTTGTCCATTGCGGCAATCagacgaacaccttgcgggcggggCGATACTATCGCGGTGGCGGCGAGCTCTGTTCCAGGCGAAACAGCGGCCACCGGTCGAGGGGGTGACGGCCGTGTCGATGGACGGCGGTTCCTAGACAGTCggcggtgtctattgcaagcagggTGGGCGCGGTGGCGACGGTGACGGTGGCGATCTAGAGAGGTGGGAGTCGGCTCGGGCGTGTGTAGGAGGTGGGAAAACGGTGTGTCGGTGGAGCCCACACTCGTTTTTAGACGTGCCGCGAGGTGCCGGCGCGCCcaattcgcgcccttggcgaaggggccgacacgggttgccggcgattctattgggctccaaaattggccggcgccttttggggcgcgccggtgcgagcccattttcgttGCCGGCCTCCAAAATGATATCGGGGCCGCTAtcgggggcgccggtggagatgctctaacagaaCCATACATCTAGTGTTCTTCTGAGACTTGATTAGTTGAATTTTGGGTGGCCGAAGAGGATCCAAAGCAAAATGACTCCTAACTCCTAACTCTTGTGGTCTTCTTATATTCACTAGCAAGatttggcgcggcggcacgccgcgcctggGAGAAGAGCCTGGGACAATGCTATTGaattgtggtgtgtacaaaatgtATTTATGAACAAAACATTTGGATTAGTTAGTAACACatgtttagatccatgtacatgacCCCTAAGGTTGTTTTACACAAGTATTACATGGAATGTGTAGTTAGTTTGGCGACTCCACTTATGAAAAAGAGACTGGTCAATAATAGTATTAGAGTACATTCACACTTCCTCCGTTCCTAACACATCTTGGGAGTTCAAAGAACCTAAGATTTGCTAGCTGTAGTAATATATACCGGTTGCATAGTTGGTAGGATTGGCTCACATTTGGTATACTTAGGTGGATGGTACATGTGTTTTCCTATCTTCGAACTATAAATAATTGTCACTATTGTGTTCATTGTTAGAAGAGAGGATGATGATTGATGAACGCCTTGGTTGAGCTCCTTCTTCGCAGACGTAGCGCGGCTGTGGATAGAAACTTTCTCCCATTAGAGGTGAAGGAGACAGCAAATCGTGCTCATCGACAACAGAGCAACTCTTGACTCACAGAATGATCCCAATAAAAACCCACAGAAGTTAAATTTATTGTTAAAAAAGTGAACCAAATCTGGAAGTGTGGCCTCATACATCCTAATGATCCAACAAATCAAGAATTTATAAACTTAGCTACCACAATGTTAAGATGCACTTTGTATGACTCTTGTATTTATTCACATTCCATTGTGCACAGTGGATCGGAAAACTTGATCAACAAAAGTGATGATACAACACCGAACATGATTTACATATATTCCACAGAGGTGATACCTTCAAGGAGAAATATCAAACTGACAATTACAATGTCACTTTTGAATATCAGAAGTTGCAAGAGTTAAGAAAGGGCTGCTTGGATTACTTCCTTTCTTTTGAGGAATGTTGCTTGGATGACTTCTTGCTGTTGCAAGAGTTAAGAAACGGCTGCTTGGATTACTTCCTTTCTTTCGAGGAATGTTGCTTGGTTGACTTCCTATTTTCGACGAATGCTGCTTGGGATGACTTGATACAATAGGCACCAAGCATAAAAACATACGCTGCTTTATACCTAGTTTTCCTCAAAAAGTTACATACCTATCTTTCTGAGACTTACAATAGAAATAACGAATATTTATTCACTTCCAGGCCAACAGGAGAAGTGCAGTCTCAAGCCTGTGAATTATAACTAAAGGTTACATATATATTAAGATAAGCATAAAAATTGGGATGGGCAATGGAGAGAAACTAACACATATAAAGCTTATGCTAGGAAAAGAATATTGTAAACAAATTGATACATCATTCGCTGAATTCAAAGAACACATGTAAGCTTATGTTTTaatatctctaaacatcaggataCCGTTGGGATGGGCATATATAAAAGCTAGTGCTAGGAAAAGAAACCCATATACAAAGTGGTGTGCTATCCACTGGATTTGATTAATCCATGGGAatttattttaaaattttgaaggTTGCCAAAATTACATGACTTGGGAGCAACATGAAAGTAAGTGGCTTGGGAAAAGGCTTGAGAGACAATCGTTCGACCCTGCATATTAAGAAACACTGGTCTTCAAATAATGTAGGTTGCTTTGCATCTTACCTACCTTTTTCCACATGGAATCTTTCAGCTGGTAGTGGCACATATAAAACTACGGCAGCTGTAGGACAAAGACCATGCATTGAATATGGAGTTAGAGGGTTGCATGATTTATAGTGAACACAGACATATATGAGTAAATTTGGCAAAGCACAAAAGGAAATGGAATACAGGAAATTATTACTAACAGCTAGATTTGATCTTCTAAGTATTATTGTTGACCATGGAAACCGGCAAAGTACTCCGATTTACCAAATTTGAAGTGTCAACCGATATGTAGCAGAAGGCGAGGTTCCCTAAAAAGAAAAATGGTAATTGTCATGAGAATGACAATGGTCTTGGTAAAACTCATACCGATATTTAAGACCGATCGAGCTGCACTGGCTATTCTGTAACTAAGGATTAAAAGTGGAATAACTGAAAACAAAGAGAGTATGGTGTGAACTTTCTGTGTACCAAGAGTTTATGTCATCACGAAACAATTCAAAAGAGTTCAGGCTCACCAAAATTTCAAAATGGAGTAATGATTGTCGAGTCATATACCCTTTCAATAGAGATCCTATCCTAGAAGAAATGAGTAATTAACAACTAACTGAGCCATATTCAATGCTAAATATTCTTAAGGGTTTATATTTGGTGTAATATTTTGGTGCTTTTTACTGAAAGCACTTTTGTGGAAGAAATTTTCTAAACACTGTTTTGAACTGCTGCTGTATGGTGTACAAAAATAGTAGTATAGGTTCGTTTTCGATCAGAAAATTCAAGTATGTTAAATTCAACAATGTGTCCCCAGGTTGTGAGAGAAGGCAAAGCGGCAGACCAAAAGTAGTGGAACTAACATTGCTACTTCTAGTGCTACATCTGATCAACCCATCCTAACCAGAATCACcagaaaaaaaaaagatatgATCTGAACCAGACAGAAGGAGACAATAAAGACCCAAAAAAGAGGCAATGAGTACGGGAATCTAATATTCTTTCAGCTGGCTATGACAAAAACTACAGTGAATCTTCATTGCACACGAAAATTTGATCTTCTTTCAAACTTATGGGGTTTGAGGAAAAAACAGAAAGAGGTCCATTTCAGAGTTCCCTAAAAAGTTTAGGGTCGACAAAAACAATTGTGTCTGAAAGGCAGAGACATTGAGGAACAACTCTCAGCAAAAAGGGGTTCACAATGTACTTTGCTTTCCATTTAATGAACTTGACAGTTGGAATTATCTAGCAATCTTGGTAtgtcatgccaaagttcaagtatacacctttgcattcatttactGACGACATCATCAAAACCTTTTAGTCGTTTATGACCACTGAAGGAACTGATCATCATTTCTTGATTTCTGCATGTTCTTTTGTACACTTCCATCGCCCACACACCAAGAAAGCTGCATGTACGACTTATACACTGTAAGGAAAAAAACAAGAACCATCTTAAGATGCTTCAGTGCTAGCATTCCAGTTGTGCCAATCGGATAACAATAAAAGAGGAAGTATACCAGATTGTCCAGCCGATGTCTAGCTTTAGTTTGTCAGTCAAACATCTTTTGCCAGAACAATTGTCCATCAACATACATACTGATTCTTCTAATTTTGTTTTCAAGGTGGACAACATGCCTGATCCTTTTGTCTGAATGCTCACACATATTTTTCACATCAATTAGAAGCAAAATTCTGATAATATGTAGTAGCTGGAAGCGTACGACAGCAGGCGGCCGCTCATGGTGACAAAGGTAGGCAGGAGAGTCTGGTTTGAACTCGCGGAGATGTCCATGGCGAAGAACTCCAGGTGCTTGGCGCCACCAGACTCGGCAGGCTGCCGACGACAGCGCCCGAGGGTCAACATGTACCAATAGAACGGCGAGCACAATCACATACCTACAACAGCGCGACGAAAGTAAAAGCTATTAGATCACCATAAAAAAAGAAAGATGGCACACACTGTTGAACAACTCACAAAAGAAACTAAAGAACAATTCGCAAAAACCGCAAAGGAGGTCTAAGGAGACGAATCAGAGGAAGAACATGCACCTGGAATAGGCGGACGTGTCTGAGCGTAAGGTCACGCCTGGTGCCGCACTGCGCCTCCCAGCCACATCAACATACCGTTGCGCCCGACAGATGCAAAGGAGGCCGCACCGCCGAATCGCGGCCGGACCAAGCGAATCGAGCTCAACCAGATGGGGCCTGGCGCCCACACCAGGACACCCCACTGCTACAGAGGCGGCCTCCCTCAGCAACCACGATCATCGTCCACCACCAACAACCGCcatctggccgcgccggctgccgCATGTCCGAGTCCCCTCGCTCGAGGGCAACACCCGGGGAAAGTTCCAGCCGCGGCCGGATCCGCACAGGCTGCTATTTCCCAGTGGCAAGGGACGCCGGCGGCTGCAAGGGTAGGGAAGGAAGCGGGGGAGGAGAGCTGAAAGATGAACCGCTCATAcggaagaagaaaagaaaagagaaaaaagagGAGGCGTGGTGGGAAGGTGGGATGGGATGTCTAGGTATTGTGTCACCGTTTTGACTGAGGAAAACCAAACGGGGACAAAAGATAATTCTAAACGCAAACACGTGGCAAATCAAGCCATTCGTCGACCATGGAGATAAACCATGCACCTAGCCTGGGCCCTCCACGACCAACACAGTTTTCCACACGCCTTTTCagttagagcaattccaatagtatagccggttattggctataagcaagatgccatgtcatctatagttaGCATGTAGTAGTAGCTAACAAGTACAGTACAACAGTTGGCTATAAAAATGTACTACTTTTTAATGGATGGCCCACCTTTCATTCACACATCTTGCTTagaagcacgtgctagagctagctcttgcataagagcccacttacattctctctcctcttctctctcctccaactaggcataaatatattattttaattcttGTAGCCAACTGACtagaccttattgtacttgctcttatagCCACACGGTTGGAGCAGCACAACAGCATAAAAGAGACCTGAAATTTCCCACGGAGCACCAAAACAACACACAGAGGAAATCAGGACATATAAACGCATACGTGCCACCGCCACGTTAACTCATAAATAGGCCTCAAAATTCTGTGAAAAAAGATGTTTGTTCaagtttaatatagtagttattagCATTGCTTCTCTATCTTTTTTTTTAAGAAAAGAAGGATAATCTCTAGCTTCAGCATTGATTGATAGCACAACCATATGCTGTTAGTTTTAATCAATGCCAAGCCAAAAAAAAGCATTCTTATTATCACATAATGTCGGTTTAGATAAAGAATTTGGAAAAAAAAACCGGATGCCAAACGGTCATCTTCTCCGATATCTACCATAATTTGTTGCCACAAAAAATCTTCgacaaaaataataataatagGAGTCTCATCGGAAAATAAACTCTCAAATGAATCAAATGGGTGAGCTATTAGGGCATTTCCAGCTTCCCGACGCAAACCGGTCAAAAGTGACTGTTTGCGGTCGTGCGGTAAAAGAATGTGTTGGTCCCCAACTTAGCTGCCAGATGAAAACTAACCCGTGTGTCCACGGAGATGTATTCCCAGCCCAAATTTGGGCCGGGAATACGTCTCCGCGGACACGGCGCAGTCATCTCGAGTGATCGCTGGCTATGGCGATCGCGCTCGATGGTTGGACTTCTGTGCCGCCATGAGTGGCACGCGCGTGGAGTCCCGCACCGTATTGGAGGCCTCCTTTTCCATGTCGTCTAAAAGGGCACCGACAAGACCCTGCCATCACCCACACCTCCCCCTGCTGACGCCCTTTTTCTTGCCACTCTTGCTCCCAACACACCGACAGCTAGCGTCCTCATCAACAAGGTCATGGGGAAGAAGATCTTCCCATGGAGGCACACGAAGAAGAACGACTGCGAGGGCGGGTCCTCGACAATGAAGAAGGAGAGGAAGCTGCACAACTGGGTGCCCGTCCGCATCGACGTCACCTGGGACCTCTACAACAGCATGCAGACGTGCAAGGGCTGGGACAACGTGCACCTGCCCGACAGGTGGCTCCACAGGCGGGTGCCCATTCCACCTGTACCACATTCCGGCTGGGTGTGACGCGGTGAGATCGTCCTTAGGCGGTCCGTGCTACCGCCGGATTTCCTCGGCGATACCGTGTACTCCGTGAACTCCCCAATGTCAGACACGTTCTCAATGATCGAGTACGACTCGAGGCGGCGGACGGATGTCCTCGGCGACGACGAGTACTTGTATGGCCCACCTCAACAGCCGCGTCGGGCCCCGAGGGACGtgaagatggaggatgccgctctgCCCGAGGCCGAGGAGCAGCTCGTCGGGGCGACGACATCCCGGACGAGGAGAACCGAGACGACACCGACGACTACATCGGCCTCCTTCTATATGAGGCGCAGAGGAACTGGGAAGAGGGCAGGCTGGACCAACTCCCTAGGTGACCTGACCGAGGAGGAAGCTATGAGGCTCCCATCCGCGCATAGGCTGACATGCTTCTCGGACGAAGAGGCTTTCAGGCTGGCCCTTCAAGGCCTCTACTCCTCCTCCACTGCCCCACAATTGATGTGGGATCAGTGGCCTGCGCCATCCGCTCTCCCTCCTAGTCCTCCACGGGTATACCACATGCCGCCGGTGCCCAACTGGCCATGGGAGATGTCGGTCTTCCTCGACCTGATCAGGGATGAAGAGACGAGCACGGTAGTCGTTGGTGCGTAGGCTATGGTTTGAAGGACCATTTAGTTTTTCTTGTGTTTTACTTTTTAACCTATGAATTTCTTATTTTATCAATGAAAAGTGCGAAAAAAATACGTCGGGTAGCTAGAGCTACCTCGGATCCAAACGGACAAACAAGGTCGGGCAGTCATTTTCATGTCCACAGCCCGTCCCAAAGGGATGAAAACGGTTGACTGAAATGCAGTTGGCGCATTGTGCATGTTACTTATTCTTTTTCTTCACCAGCCAATGTCATAAATACGTTTGGGAATTGGTTGAATGAAATTTGCAATGAAACTAAGGGTATAATTCACACAAGATTTTGTGTTTTATGTTGGTCGGTATGGAGTTACAGcaataaccttgttcttaataagACTGAAATATTTTCACTTTTTACACGTTATCCATATGACCACAGAATAATGGATTCAGATGCGGTTCTTTCTCCCATGAAATCAGAGTGAACTTATGGCTTATGGATACAAATGTCTACTGATGTTGTCTCGTGATATCTTTCAGCCGAGCTGGCTGG
It includes:
- the LOC127348600 gene encoding annexin-like protein RJ4 codes for the protein MATITVPQVVPSPVEDAEALMKAFQGWGTDEQAVIYILAHRDAAQRKLIRLAYEEKYNESLTQRLQSELSGDFQTAMSYWILDPLERQAVIANSATKCIDEEYAVIVEIAYANSPAELLKVKQAYHALYKRSLEEDVAAVATGNLRDLLLALVGTYRYDGDEVNGGLAKSEAKIIHKAVGNGSITDHGELTRILGTRSKAQLVATFNCFSDDHSTTVTKALLHAEDPTGYTRALRIAARCIADTNKYLVKVLRSAMRSSGTDEESLTRVVVMHAEKDLKEIKDEFHKRASVALEQAVAKETSGDYKTFIMALVGSQ